One Microbacterium sp. zg-B96 genomic region harbors:
- a CDS encoding ABC transporter substrate-binding protein: MFSTKRAITAVALATGAALALAGCAGGGGDAEPAEEFDPNEKVTLDLAFWGNDVRAELYNEAIAAFNEEYPNITVNASFLGFPEFWEKRQTEAAGGGLPDVMQFDYSYLRQYAENDLLLDLDPFLGEIIETEPLSENILSIGVVNDATYAIPTSTNAWGLFTNPVVLESVGVEDFAGGSWDDYAEWMTEITEAGGGEFYGGSDYTGRIQNFELQLRSEDSYLFNEEGEPGFDEERLTEFWEEGAPLRDGVAVPQQRIEELVPLGPFDTGMQAAELTWDNFGAGYLANLGEGYTELNLLEPPVTEEGAKDLYLKPSMLHAISSKSDHPEAAATLVNFLINSPESGAIFGTNRGLPASETALEAAELDPLSQQVADHEAAIADRLGDAPPVPIVGFGTLEEKFRQLGTELNFGTITVDEAVAQFFSEMDIVLNG, translated from the coding sequence ATGTTCAGCACCAAACGGGCGATCACTGCAGTCGCCCTTGCAACCGGCGCGGCCCTGGCCCTCGCCGGCTGCGCCGGAGGCGGCGGAGACGCCGAGCCGGCCGAGGAATTCGACCCGAACGAAAAGGTCACCCTCGACCTCGCGTTCTGGGGCAACGACGTGCGCGCCGAGCTCTACAACGAGGCCATCGCGGCGTTCAACGAGGAATACCCCAACATCACCGTCAACGCCTCGTTCCTGGGCTTCCCCGAGTTCTGGGAGAAGCGTCAGACCGAGGCGGCCGGCGGCGGTCTTCCCGACGTCATGCAGTTCGACTATTCGTACCTGCGCCAGTACGCCGAGAACGACCTGCTCCTGGACCTCGACCCGTTCCTGGGCGAGATCATCGAGACCGAGCCGCTCTCCGAGAACATCCTCTCGATCGGTGTCGTGAACGACGCCACGTACGCGATCCCGACCTCCACCAACGCCTGGGGCCTGTTCACCAACCCGGTGGTGCTCGAAAGCGTCGGCGTCGAGGACTTCGCCGGCGGCTCGTGGGACGACTACGCCGAATGGATGACCGAGATCACCGAGGCCGGCGGGGGCGAGTTCTACGGCGGCAGCGACTACACCGGCCGCATCCAGAACTTCGAACTGCAGCTGCGCTCGGAGGACTCCTACCTCTTCAACGAGGAGGGCGAGCCTGGTTTCGACGAGGAGCGCCTCACCGAGTTCTGGGAAGAGGGCGCTCCGCTGCGCGACGGCGTGGCCGTCCCGCAGCAGCGCATCGAGGAACTGGTTCCGCTGGGGCCGTTCGACACCGGCATGCAGGCCGCCGAGCTCACCTGGGACAACTTCGGTGCCGGCTACCTCGCGAACCTCGGAGAGGGCTACACCGAGCTGAACCTGCTCGAGCCGCCGGTGACCGAGGAGGGCGCGAAGGATCTGTACCTGAAGCCCTCGATGCTGCACGCGATCTCGTCGAAGTCCGATCACCCCGAGGCAGCAGCCACGCTGGTCAACTTCCTCATCAACTCGCCCGAATCAGGTGCGATCTTCGGCACCAACCGTGGTCTCCCCGCCTCGGAGACCGCCCTTGAGGCAGCCGAGCTCGACCCGCTGAGCCAGCAGGTCGCCGACCACGAGGCTGCCATCGCCGACCGTCTGGGCGACGCCCCGCCGGTGCCGATCGTCGGCTTCGGCACGCTGGAGGAGAAGTTCCGCCAGCTGGGCACGGAGCTGAACTTCGGCACCATCACGGTTGACGAGGCCGTCGCGCAGTTCTTCAGCGAGATGGACATCGTCCTCAACGGATGA
- a CDS encoding DUF1295 domain-containing protein, producing MDPLLLVLLVAAVTCAACWILSLITKDTSWVDRIWSIVPVVYVWIFTIAAILAGRDALRLIVMALLVTAWGVRLTFNFARKGGYSGMEDYRWAILRQRMTPAQFQVFNLLFIVLYQNALLVLITLPALIAWQHPSPFTGWDAALAVLFLAFLVGEFIADQEQWEFHQAKKRAGGTLEPGFVTTGLFRVSRHPNFFFEQAQWWAFYGIGAVAAVSAGLGVWGGLVNWTIAGAALLSVLFIGSTIFTESISAAKYPAYADYQRRTSMLVPWPPRRSVASART from the coding sequence ATGGACCCCCTTCTGCTCGTGCTGCTGGTCGCCGCCGTCACGTGCGCGGCGTGCTGGATCCTGTCCCTGATCACCAAGGACACCTCCTGGGTCGACCGGATCTGGTCGATCGTGCCGGTCGTGTACGTGTGGATCTTCACGATCGCGGCCATCCTGGCCGGGCGGGATGCGCTGCGGCTGATCGTCATGGCGCTGCTCGTGACGGCGTGGGGGGTACGACTGACCTTCAACTTCGCCCGCAAGGGCGGCTACTCCGGCATGGAGGACTACCGGTGGGCGATCCTGCGGCAGCGGATGACCCCCGCCCAGTTCCAGGTGTTCAATCTGCTGTTCATCGTGCTGTACCAAAACGCGCTGCTCGTGCTCATCACGCTGCCGGCACTGATCGCCTGGCAGCATCCGTCCCCCTTCACTGGGTGGGATGCCGCGCTGGCGGTGCTGTTCCTGGCGTTCCTGGTCGGCGAGTTCATCGCCGACCAGGAGCAGTGGGAGTTCCACCAGGCCAAGAAGCGCGCCGGCGGCACGCTGGAGCCCGGTTTCGTCACGACGGGCCTGTTCCGCGTGAGCCGGCATCCGAACTTCTTCTTCGAGCAGGCGCAGTGGTGGGCCTTCTATGGGATCGGCGCGGTCGCGGCCGTCTCGGCCGGGCTGGGCGTCTGGGGCGGCCTGGTCAATTGGACGATCGCGGGAGCGGCGCTGCTGAGCGTGCTGTTCATCGGATCGACGATCTTCACCGAGTCGATCAGCGCCGCCAAGTACCCCGCGTACGCCGACTATCAGCGGCGCACGTCGATGCTCGTGCCGTGGCCGCCGCGGCGGTCGGTGGCATCCGCGCGCACCTAA
- a CDS encoding cupin domain-containing protein, translated as MTAPLFPGGVALSDLAVYDWEAADGCRGGSPHLHTASSEGYVVVGGSGAVHTLSSRGAEEHALAAGDVVWFSPGTVHRLVNDGDLRLLVVMSNAGLPEAGDAVLTFPADVLDDPDAYAAAATLPAGEGRADAARARRDLALHGYEQLLAAVRAEGPAALAALHARAARLVQSRVAGWTATWEATVAAETERTRAQLAALAAGEPGTLAAASVARADATPGERGYGMCGRLQTWRWPAG; from the coding sequence ATGACGGCGCCGCTGTTTCCCGGCGGGGTCGCCCTCAGCGACCTGGCCGTGTACGACTGGGAAGCCGCAGACGGGTGCCGCGGCGGCTCGCCCCACCTGCACACCGCCTCCAGCGAGGGGTACGTCGTCGTCGGCGGGTCCGGCGCCGTCCACACGCTGTCCTCGCGCGGCGCCGAGGAGCATGCGCTCGCCGCGGGCGACGTGGTGTGGTTCTCGCCCGGCACCGTGCACCGCCTGGTCAACGACGGCGACCTGCGGCTGCTGGTCGTGATGTCCAACGCCGGGCTGCCAGAAGCCGGCGACGCGGTGCTCACCTTCCCCGCCGACGTGCTGGATGACCCCGACGCCTACGCGGCGGCAGCCACGCTGCCGGCAGGCGAGGGGCGCGCCGACGCCGCCCGCGCGCGGCGCGACCTTGCCCTTCACGGCTACGAGCAGCTGCTGGCTGCGGTCCGCGCCGAGGGACCGGCCGCGTTGGCAGCCCTCCACGCGCGTGCCGCCCGGCTGGTGCAGTCCCGCGTCGCGGGGTGGACCGCCACCTGGGAGGCCACCGTCGCGGCGGAGACCGAGCGCACCCGCGCGCAGCTGGCGGCACTGGCCGCGGGCGAACCGGGCACTCTGGCCGCGGCATCCGTCGCGCGCGCCGACGCCACCCCTGGGGAGCGGGGCTACGGCATGTGCGGACGGCTGCAGACGTGGCGCTGGCCGGCCGGCTGA
- a CDS encoding alpha-N-arabinofuranosidase, with amino-acid sequence MSAHGSVDPRFETARLDRRLFGGFVEHLGRHIYDGIYEPAHATADADGFRTDVIELVRELGVSTIRYPGGNFVSGYRWEDGVGPRDQRPRRLDLAWHSTETNEVGLHEFADWLDRVGSDLMLAVNLGTRGTQEALDLLEYANANADTDWTRRRAANGRHDPFAVTMWCLGNEMDGPWQLGHRNAEDYGKLASRTAKAMRMLDPGIELVVCGSSASGMPTFGSWERTVLEHAFDDVDYISCHSYYQEMGGNAQEFLASGVDMARFIEAVSAITDAVAATKKSDKRIMISFDEWNVWYLHNDNGGQNDKPKETGWPVAPRLLEDQYSALDAVVFGDLMITLLQHADRVRSASLAQLVNVIAPIMTEPGGIAWRQTTFFPFSITSRLAGDRVVRVPVDAGTFPSERFGEVANVNAVATVDDDGVSVFVVNRSLTEAADLRLDLSGMAAEFGRDLAVVEAHLLHEDDMYAANTLADPERVGVRPLETTLEGAALTVALPPVSWVAVRLA; translated from the coding sequence ATGTCTGCCCACGGCTCCGTCGACCCCCGCTTCGAGACCGCTCGGCTCGACCGCCGCCTGTTCGGCGGCTTCGTCGAGCACCTCGGCCGCCACATCTACGACGGCATCTACGAACCGGCGCACGCCACGGCGGATGCCGACGGGTTCCGTACCGACGTGATCGAGCTGGTCCGCGAACTCGGAGTCTCCACGATCCGCTATCCCGGCGGCAACTTCGTCTCCGGCTACCGGTGGGAGGACGGCGTCGGGCCCCGCGACCAGCGCCCCCGTCGCCTGGATCTGGCGTGGCACTCGACCGAGACCAACGAGGTCGGGCTGCACGAGTTCGCCGACTGGCTCGACCGGGTCGGCAGCGATCTGATGCTCGCGGTGAACCTCGGTACGCGGGGCACGCAGGAGGCCCTTGACCTCCTCGAGTACGCCAACGCGAACGCCGACACAGACTGGACCCGCCGGCGCGCCGCCAACGGACGCCACGATCCCTTCGCCGTCACCATGTGGTGCCTGGGCAACGAGATGGACGGCCCCTGGCAGCTCGGGCATCGCAACGCCGAGGACTACGGCAAGCTCGCGTCGCGCACCGCCAAGGCGATGCGCATGCTCGATCCGGGCATCGAGCTGGTCGTGTGCGGCTCCTCCGCCAGCGGAATGCCCACGTTCGGGTCGTGGGAGCGCACGGTGCTGGAGCACGCCTTCGACGATGTGGACTACATCTCCTGCCACTCCTATTACCAGGAGATGGGCGGCAACGCGCAGGAGTTCCTCGCCTCCGGCGTAGACATGGCCCGGTTCATCGAAGCGGTCAGCGCGATCACCGACGCGGTGGCTGCCACCAAGAAGAGCGACAAGCGCATCATGATCTCCTTCGACGAGTGGAACGTCTGGTACCTCCACAACGACAACGGGGGACAGAACGACAAGCCGAAGGAGACCGGCTGGCCGGTCGCGCCGCGGCTTCTGGAAGACCAGTACAGCGCGCTGGATGCCGTCGTCTTCGGTGACCTCATGATCACGCTGCTGCAGCACGCCGACCGGGTGCGATCGGCGTCCCTGGCGCAGCTGGTGAACGTCATCGCGCCCATCATGACCGAGCCGGGCGGGATCGCGTGGCGGCAGACCACGTTCTTCCCGTTCTCGATCACTTCGCGCCTGGCCGGAGACCGCGTCGTGCGGGTGCCGGTGGATGCCGGCACGTTCCCGAGCGAGCGCTTCGGCGAGGTCGCGAACGTCAACGCCGTCGCGACCGTCGACGACGACGGCGTGAGCGTCTTCGTCGTGAATCGGTCGCTGACCGAAGCAGCCGACCTGCGGCTGGATCTGTCGGGCATGGCGGCGGAGTTCGGCCGCGACCTCGCCGTCGTGGAGGCGCACCTGCTGCACGAGGACGACATGTACGCCGCGAACACACTCGCCGACCCGGAGCGGGTGGGGGTGCGGCCGCTCGAGACGACGCTGGAGGGTGCCGCGCTCACCGTGGCGCTGCCGCCGGTGTCTTGGGTCGCGGTGCGGCTGGCGTAG
- a CDS encoding family 43 glycosylhydrolase: protein MTSAELYRDPVYDGATDPTVVIAPEGTWWMFYTQRRATHSDPGPGVAWVHGSRIGVARSRDGVAWQYAGMLEPDAAGLALEPGPPPAVVAVTHWAPEVVHDGDRWRMYLTEIDGVPDRWPGHARTIVEYNSDDLARWERRGPLELASDRVIDAAVARTPDGRWRLWYKDEAAESVTKVAVSDDLAAWRDEGTAIGGRPHEGPSAFELGGWWWLIVDEWRGMGVYRSADAVSWERQGGEDAVILGAGEVAGPGFGHHGAAVRDGDDSWFYYFGHPARTAAHLFEDDTVDDRRCAVYRILLRVTDGTLITAVV, encoded by the coding sequence GTGACCTCCGCCGAGCTGTACCGCGACCCGGTGTACGACGGGGCGACCGACCCGACCGTCGTGATCGCGCCGGAGGGCACCTGGTGGATGTTCTACACCCAGCGCCGGGCGACCCACTCCGATCCGGGTCCGGGAGTGGCCTGGGTGCACGGCAGCCGCATCGGCGTCGCCCGCTCGCGCGACGGGGTGGCATGGCAGTACGCCGGCATGCTGGAGCCGGATGCCGCCGGCCTCGCGCTCGAGCCGGGCCCGCCGCCCGCTGTGGTAGCCGTGACCCACTGGGCACCCGAGGTGGTGCACGACGGGGACCGCTGGCGCATGTACCTCACCGAGATCGACGGCGTGCCCGACCGCTGGCCGGGTCACGCCCGCACGATCGTGGAATACAACTCGGATGACCTGGCCCGATGGGAGCGGCGGGGGCCACTGGAGCTTGCCAGCGACCGCGTCATCGACGCCGCCGTCGCCCGCACCCCCGACGGCCGGTGGCGCCTGTGGTACAAGGACGAAGCCGCTGAGAGCGTGACGAAGGTCGCCGTCTCCGACGACCTCGCCGCCTGGCGCGACGAGGGCACCGCCATCGGCGGGCGACCGCACGAGGGGCCGAGTGCATTCGAGCTCGGCGGCTGGTGGTGGCTCATCGTGGACGAGTGGCGGGGGATGGGCGTGTATCGGTCCGCCGACGCGGTGTCGTGGGAACGGCAGGGCGGTGAGGATGCCGTCATTCTCGGCGCCGGCGAGGTCGCCGGACCCGGGTTCGGCCACCACGGCGCTGCCGTGCGCGACGGCGACGACTCCTGGTTCTACTACTTCGGCCACCCCGCGCGCACCGCGGCGCACCTCTTCGAGGATGACACCGTCGACGACCGCCGGTGCGCGGTGTACCGCATCCTGCTGCGGGTAACGGATGGCACACTTATCACCGCAGTGGTCTAG
- a CDS encoding sugar ABC transporter permease, protein MSTTATRVIVTKEPSDRRRTVRKERPEHLSRPGQRQRARKETIAGYGFLVPWLIGFFGLTLLPMAYSLYLSFTSYNIFSPPKWIGFDNYVRLFTDDPNFMQSAQITLIYVFIGTPISLLASLAVAMLLNYRDKGAAFFRSAFYAPSLIGASVSVAIVWRAMFNTDGPVDNGLNVFGIDLGGWIGQPSLILPMMILLAVWQFGGTMVIFLAGLKQVPKELYEAAEMDGANAWRRFRAVTVPMLSPVIFFNLLLGLIGAFQVFGSAYIISNGSGGPAGMTNFITVYLYKTGFADGRMGYAAAIAWVLLVVVAIIALILFRTQKNWVHYSGDNR, encoded by the coding sequence GTGAGCACCACTGCGACCAGGGTCATCGTCACGAAAGAGCCGTCCGACCGGCGGCGGACCGTGCGCAAGGAGCGACCCGAGCACCTGTCCCGCCCGGGCCAGCGACAGCGGGCCCGCAAGGAGACCATCGCCGGCTACGGGTTCCTCGTGCCCTGGCTCATCGGGTTCTTCGGCCTGACGCTGCTGCCGATGGCGTACTCCTTGTACCTGTCGTTCACGAGCTACAACATCTTCTCGCCGCCCAAGTGGATCGGCTTCGACAACTACGTCCGCCTTTTCACGGACGACCCCAACTTCATGCAGTCGGCGCAGATCACGCTCATCTACGTGTTCATCGGCACGCCGATCTCGCTGCTGGCGTCACTGGCCGTGGCGATGTTGCTGAACTACCGCGACAAGGGCGCCGCGTTCTTCCGTTCCGCCTTCTACGCCCCGTCGCTGATCGGCGCTTCGGTGTCGGTCGCGATCGTCTGGCGCGCCATGTTCAACACCGACGGTCCCGTCGACAACGGCCTGAATGTCTTCGGGATCGACCTGGGCGGCTGGATCGGCCAGCCGAGCCTCATCCTGCCGATGATGATCCTGCTGGCGGTCTGGCAGTTCGGCGGCACGATGGTGATCTTCCTCGCCGGCCTCAAGCAGGTCCCGAAGGAGCTCTATGAGGCGGCCGAGATGGACGGGGCGAACGCGTGGCGTCGCTTCCGCGCCGTCACGGTGCCCATGCTGTCGCCGGTCATCTTCTTCAACCTGCTGCTGGGCCTCATCGGCGCCTTCCAGGTCTTCGGCTCGGCCTACATCATCTCCAACGGCAGCGGCGGACCCGCCGGCATGACCAACTTCATCACCGTCTACCTCTACAAGACGGGCTTCGCCGACGGACGCATGGGCTACGCAGCCGCGATCGCCTGGGTGCTGCTGGTGGTCGTCGCGATCATCGCCCTGATCCTCTTCCGCACCCAGAAGAACTGGGTCCACTACTCGGGAGACAACCGATGA
- a CDS encoding Gfo/Idh/MocA family oxidoreductase, which produces MNGVSGRMGYRQHLVRSILAIRDQGGIELPDGSKVTVKPLLVGRSEAKLAELAARHGIEDYTTDLDAALADPRWEIYADFLVTKARASALRKAIAAGKTIYTEKPTAESVDEALELAKLAAEAGVKTGVVHDKLYLPGLQKLKRLIDSGFFGRILSVRGEFGYWVFEGDWQPAQRPSWNYRTEDGGGIIVDMFPHWNYVLENLFGPIKTVYAQAAVHIADRWDEKGEHYTATAEDAAYGIFELDGGIVAQINSSWTVRVNRDELVEFHVDGTHGSAVVGLFGAKIQHRNATPKPVWNPDLADDHDYDADWADVPVNEVFQNGFRQQWEEFLISYATGTDYAFDLLAGARGVLLAEAGLRSSRDGCKVTLPALTLEAP; this is translated from the coding sequence ATGAACGGCGTCTCCGGGCGCATGGGCTACCGCCAGCACCTGGTGCGCTCGATCCTCGCGATCCGCGACCAGGGCGGCATCGAGCTGCCGGACGGCTCGAAGGTGACCGTCAAGCCGCTGCTCGTGGGCCGCAGCGAGGCCAAGCTCGCCGAACTGGCCGCCCGCCACGGCATCGAGGACTACACGACCGACCTGGATGCCGCTCTGGCTGATCCCCGCTGGGAGATCTACGCCGACTTCCTCGTCACCAAGGCCCGCGCCAGTGCCCTGCGCAAGGCGATCGCCGCCGGCAAGACCATCTACACCGAAAAGCCCACCGCCGAGTCGGTGGATGAGGCGCTGGAGCTTGCCAAGCTCGCCGCCGAGGCCGGGGTCAAGACCGGGGTCGTGCACGACAAGCTGTACCTGCCGGGGCTGCAGAAGCTCAAGCGCCTGATCGACTCCGGGTTCTTCGGCCGCATCCTGTCGGTCCGCGGCGAGTTCGGCTACTGGGTGTTCGAGGGTGACTGGCAGCCCGCGCAGCGCCCGAGCTGGAACTACCGCACCGAAGACGGCGGCGGCATCATCGTCGACATGTTCCCGCACTGGAACTACGTGCTGGAGAACCTGTTCGGCCCCATCAAGACCGTCTACGCCCAGGCAGCCGTGCACATCGCCGACCGCTGGGACGAGAAGGGCGAGCACTACACCGCCACCGCTGAGGATGCCGCGTACGGCATCTTCGAGCTCGACGGCGGGATCGTCGCCCAGATCAACTCCAGCTGGACGGTGCGGGTCAACCGCGACGAGCTGGTGGAGTTCCACGTCGACGGCACGCACGGCTCGGCCGTCGTGGGCCTGTTCGGCGCGAAGATCCAGCACCGCAACGCCACCCCCAAGCCGGTGTGGAACCCCGACCTCGCCGACGACCACGACTACGACGCCGACTGGGCCGACGTCCCCGTCAACGAGGTGTTCCAGAACGGCTTCCGGCAGCAGTGGGAGGAGTTCCTCATCTCCTACGCCACCGGCACCGACTACGCCTTCGACCTGCTCGCCGGCGCCCGCGGCGTGCTGCTGGCCGAGGCGGGCCTGCGCTCCAGC
- a CDS encoding PmoA family protein: protein MTLEIDHDDATAFAVRDGDVELLRYTYVPDSPQLESPKPYLHPLRTRSGHVVSLYRPHDHVWHKGIAWSLPVVGEENFWGGPTYVHGQFYVQLPNDGTQAHRAIEASGVGDDGVAAFAHDLEWITEAGIRLFTERRTITTRILDDDAWALTFQTTMTNVSDADIAIGSPTTKGRDNAGYGGLFWRGPRSFTGGTLVTSDGTGSGSDVRGQRHEWMGFAGRHDEVDAASLIVMVDATDNPHHPPQWFARSEEFACLNPAPFFSEELVVGAGETVTFRYGVGIGDGDADRAAALAAAVRDLLGAGS, encoded by the coding sequence ATGACCCTGGAGATCGACCACGACGACGCCACGGCGTTCGCCGTCCGTGACGGCGACGTCGAGCTGCTGCGCTACACCTACGTGCCTGACTCGCCGCAACTGGAATCCCCCAAGCCCTACCTGCATCCGCTGCGCACCCGCTCCGGTCACGTCGTGAGCCTGTACCGGCCGCATGACCACGTGTGGCACAAGGGCATCGCGTGGTCGCTGCCGGTCGTGGGCGAGGAGAACTTCTGGGGTGGGCCGACCTACGTGCACGGCCAGTTCTACGTGCAGCTTCCCAACGACGGCACCCAGGCGCACCGGGCGATCGAGGCCAGCGGAGTCGGCGACGACGGTGTCGCGGCGTTCGCGCACGACCTGGAGTGGATCACCGAAGCCGGCATCCGCCTGTTCACCGAGCGGCGCACCATCACCACGCGCATCCTCGACGACGACGCCTGGGCGCTGACGTTCCAGACCACCATGACCAACGTGTCGGATGCCGACATCGCGATCGGCTCTCCCACCACGAAGGGCCGGGACAATGCCGGCTACGGCGGCCTGTTCTGGCGCGGCCCCCGCTCGTTCACCGGCGGCACGCTCGTCACCTCCGACGGAACCGGGTCCGGCAGCGACGTACGAGGGCAGCGGCACGAGTGGATGGGCTTCGCCGGCCGGCATGACGAGGTCGACGCGGCATCGCTCATCGTCATGGTGGATGCCACGGACAATCCGCATCACCCGCCGCAGTGGTTCGCCCGCTCCGAGGAGTTCGCCTGCCTGAACCCGGCACCCTTCTTCAGTGAGGAGCTCGTCGTCGGCGCGGGCGAGACGGTCACGTTCCGGTACGGGGTGGGAATCGGCGACGGCGACGCCGACCGTGCCGCCGCGCTCGCCGCCGCGGTGCGCGACCTGCTCGGAGCCGGGTCATGA
- a CDS encoding Gfo/Idh/MocA family oxidoreductase has translation MTTPLRCVIVGTGSVAHFHARAVAAYPDAELVAVSDLSRDAAEAFAQRWGGPAVHDTLEGMLAAERPDVVLICTPPAAHHAQTLAAFAAGAHVVVEKPPAPSLDELDEMRRAAVTADRQLAVVFQQRTGTAAAHVRRLLQEGALGRPLIAVCQTLWYRDAAYFAVPWRGSWETEGGGTTLGHGIHQLDLLAFLLGEWTSVQARLWRLDRETQTEDASTATVTFADGVVAQVVTSAVSPRETSSIRIDTQQATVTVDHVYGHGHENWAITPAPGFEDRAAAWQLPDVEERSDHAPLLRDVFDALRAGTPLPPTADAPARSLELVAAIYASAAADGAVITPADLAVHPTHRSGFASPVADMRGVGG, from the coding sequence ATGACCACCCCGCTTCGCTGCGTGATCGTCGGCACCGGCTCCGTCGCGCACTTCCACGCCCGCGCCGTCGCCGCCTATCCCGACGCCGAACTCGTCGCCGTCAGCGACCTCAGCCGTGATGCCGCAGAGGCGTTCGCCCAGCGCTGGGGCGGCCCCGCCGTGCACGACACTCTCGAGGGGATGCTCGCCGCCGAGCGTCCCGACGTCGTGCTGATCTGCACGCCGCCGGCCGCCCATCACGCCCAGACGCTCGCCGCGTTCGCCGCCGGCGCCCACGTCGTGGTGGAAAAGCCCCCGGCGCCGTCGCTGGACGAGCTCGATGAGATGCGCCGGGCCGCCGTCACCGCCGACCGCCAACTGGCCGTCGTGTTCCAGCAGCGCACCGGCACCGCCGCCGCGCACGTGCGACGACTGCTGCAGGAGGGCGCGCTGGGCCGGCCCCTCATCGCGGTGTGCCAGACGCTCTGGTACCGGGATGCCGCCTACTTCGCGGTGCCGTGGCGAGGCTCGTGGGAGACCGAGGGCGGTGGGACGACCCTCGGTCACGGCATCCACCAGCTCGACCTGCTGGCGTTCCTGCTGGGAGAGTGGACCAGCGTGCAGGCGCGGCTGTGGCGCCTGGACCGCGAGACTCAGACCGAGGATGCCTCCACGGCGACGGTCACCTTTGCCGACGGTGTCGTGGCGCAGGTGGTCACCAGCGCCGTGTCGCCCCGCGAGACCAGCTCCATCCGCATAGATACGCAGCAGGCCACCGTCACCGTCGATCACGTCTACGGTCACGGCCACGAGAACTGGGCGATCACCCCCGCCCCTGGTTTCGAGGACCGCGCCGCGGCGTGGCAGTTGCCCGACGTCGAGGAACGCAGCGACCATGCGCCGCTGCTGCGCGACGTGTTCGATGCGCTGCGCGCGGGCACGCCGCTGCCGCCCACTGCCGACGCACCGGCACGGTCGCTCGAGCTCGTCGCGGCGATCTACGCCTCCGCGGCCGCCGACGGCGCCGTGATCACTCCGGCCGATCTTGCCGTGCACCCCACGCACCGCAGCGGGTTCGCCAGCCCGGTCGCCGACATGCGCGGCGTGGGCGGGTGA
- a CDS encoding carbohydrate ABC transporter permease: MTTSSFSENALIQVENQVDPDSKTTPRRRIKRKTWQTVIWFVVLLAITAIVLYPLVWLFMSTFKPNAEFGQNPGLIPNNPTIDNYIKVMEGIAGVPMWRFFWNSFLLAAVSVIGTLISSSLAAYAFARLQFRGLSILFAAMIGTLLLPFHVVIIPQYILFNNLGMVDTFWPLLLPKFLATEAFFVFLLVQFIRQMPRDMDEAAKIDGAGHLRIFWSIVLPLIRPALITCAIFAFIWAWNDFLGPLLYLTSPENYPLPIALRLYNDQTSSSDYGATVTASFVALIPILLFFIVFQRFLVDGVATQGLKG, from the coding sequence ATGACTACTTCTTCGTTCTCCGAGAACGCGCTCATCCAGGTCGAGAACCAGGTCGACCCCGACAGCAAGACCACCCCCCGTCGCAGGATCAAGCGCAAGACGTGGCAGACGGTCATCTGGTTCGTCGTGCTGCTGGCGATCACCGCGATCGTGCTCTATCCGCTCGTGTGGCTGTTCATGTCGACGTTCAAGCCGAACGCGGAGTTCGGCCAGAACCCCGGCCTCATCCCCAACAACCCGACGATCGACAACTACATCAAGGTGATGGAGGGCATCGCCGGAGTGCCGATGTGGCGCTTCTTCTGGAACTCGTTCCTCTTGGCCGCCGTGTCGGTGATCGGCACCCTGATCTCTTCCTCGCTCGCCGCCTACGCGTTCGCCCGCCTGCAGTTCAGGGGCCTCAGCATCCTTTTCGCCGCGATGATCGGCACGCTGCTGCTGCCGTTCCACGTCGTGATCATTCCCCAGTACATCCTGTTCAACAACCTCGGCATGGTCGACACGTTCTGGCCGCTGCTGCTGCCGAAGTTCCTCGCCACCGAGGCGTTCTTCGTCTTCCTGCTCGTGCAGTTCATCCGGCAGATGCCGCGTGACATGGATGAGGCCGCGAAGATCGACGGCGCGGGGCACCTGCGCATCTTCTGGTCGATCGTGCTGCCGCTGATCAGGCCGGCGCTCATCACCTGCGCGATCTTTGCCTTCATCTGGGCCTGGAACGACTTCCTGGGACCGCTGCTGTACCTCACCAGCCCCGAGAACTACCCGCTTCCCATCGCGCTGCGCCTCTACAACGACCAGACGTCCTCAAGCGACTACGGCGCCACGGTGACCGCGTCGTTCGTCGCGCTCATCCCGATCCTGCTGTTCTTCATCGTCTTCCAGCGATTCCTGGTCGACGGCGTGGCCACCCAGGGGCTCAAGGGCTAG